In a genomic window of Cyclopterus lumpus isolate fCycLum1 chromosome 13, fCycLum1.pri, whole genome shotgun sequence:
- the dnajc30b gene encoding dnaJ (Hsp40) homolog, subfamily C, member 30b, translating to MAEVGQRLGTGAYRLSTLRNSRSRPVCTGESPGSLLVTCTLSDSRLKDESVRDQREVEPRSRATQCNSEKLTRSGSERENATLLCATSSSRLIRHSLQAHPAALYASARLQPLLQEKLLPGRMTPWTGGAVSIHLDTFRSPQTLRAFCTVVFILAEQASERRRRLKVHPDTLHASSRGYSRGSDSSSKHVPLLYRSRTSYYDILKVSPGATQSQIKTAYYKQSFIYHPDKNPGDEEATQHFFEISEAYTVLGNASLRKKYDRGFLSRSDVQSPSSKETTGSPQQQHHYRARRFSKAGEKTMFDFDAFYQGHYGEQLQRERDMKARKQRMQEQQKEALSKWRQGKKMEMTVALLLTVAGLLLVSLCKP from the coding sequence ATGGCTGAGGTAGGTCAGAGGCTGGGCACCGGTGCTTACCGGCTGTCCACTCTCAGAAACAGCCGTAGTCGACCGGTGTGCACCGGAGAAAGCCCCGGTTCTCTGCTGGTTACCTGCACTCTCAGTGACAGTCGGTTAAAAGACGAATCGGTCCGGGATCAACGTGAAGTTGAGCCGAGAAGCAGAGCAACTCAATGCAACTCGGAGAAGCTGACACGCAGTGGAAGTGAACGGGAGAATGCGACTTTACTTTGTGCCACTTCTTCGTCCCGTTTGATCAGACACAGCTTGCAAGCTCACCCAGCAGCCCTGTACGCCTCAGCAAGACTGCAGCCTCTCCTCCAGGAGAAGCTGCTGCCTGGCCGGATGACACCCTGGACCGGAGGAGCTGTTTCCATCCACCTGGACACCTTCCGGTCCCCTCAGACGCTGCGGGCTTTCTGCACGGTGGTCTTCATTCTGGCAGAGCAGGCGTCAGAGAGACGGAGGCGCCTGAAGGTGCACCCTGATACCCTGCACGCCTCCAGTAGAGGTTACAGCCGGGGGAGTGACAGCAGCTCCAAACATGTTCCTCTGCTGTACAGAAGTAGGACGTCCTATTACGACATCCTCAAAGTGTCCCCCGGTGCCACACAGTCCCAGATCAAGACAGCCTACTACAAGCAGTCCTTCATCTACCACCCTGACAAGAACCCGGGGGACGAGGAGGCCACCCAGCACTTCTTTGAGATCAGCGAGGCCTACACGGTGCTGGGCAACGCCAGTCTGAGGAAGAAGTACGACCGAGGTTTTCTGAGCAGGTCAGATGTTCAAAGTCCGTCCTCCAAAGAGACCACGGGCTccccacagcagcagcatcactaCCGAGCCAGGCGGTTCTCCAAAGCTGGGGAGAAGACCATGTTTGATTTTGACGCCTTTTATCAGGGTCACTACGGGgagcagctgcagagggagagggacatgAAAGCCAGGAAGCAGCGCATGCAGGAGCAACAGAAGGAGGCTCTGAGCAAGTGGAggcaggggaaaaaaatggagATGACTGTGGCTTTGCTGCTGACCGTGGCAGGCTTACTTTTGGTCAGTCTCTGCAAGCCTTGA